One part of the Lotus japonicus ecotype B-129 chromosome 2, LjGifu_v1.2 genome encodes these proteins:
- the LOC130740210 gene encoding uncharacterized protein LOC130740210, with amino-acid sequence MMQRCLARLRSIAVVYSRLPPPPPSSRRLLHHAPPQQPLHSHFSTPNRSFLPPFIFSSSPLLAPRSSPLPPSFGVQVRHAVSSRDRRKKRKAMSPAVSKLKKYKIKAYSSFKSRFRPLNDGTIRRWKEGKRHNAHLKSKISKRRLRQPGIVPAAYAKVMKKLGFCG; translated from the exons ATGATGCAGCGATGCCTCGCGAGGCTCCGTTCTATCGCCGTCGTTTACTCACGcctacctccaccaccaccgtcatctcgCCGCCTCCTCCACCACGCGCCGCCGCAACAACCTCTTCACTCTCATTTCTCCACTCCTAACCGCTCCTTCCTTCCtcccttcatcttctcttcctCGCCGCTACTCGCACCTCGTTCTTCTCCGCTTCCTCCCTCT TTTGGTGTTCAAGTGCGGCATGCTGTTTCGTCGAGGGatcggaggaagaagagaaaggcTATGAGTCCTGCTGTTTCCAAGCTTAAGAAATACAAAATCAAAGCCTACTC GTCTTTCAAGTCCAGGTTTAGACCATTGAATGATGGCACTATCAGGCGATGGAAGGAGGGTAAACGTCACAATGCACATTTGAAG TCAAAGATATCCAAACGCAGATTGAGACAACCTGGGATTGTTCCTGCCGCTTATGCCAAAGTGATGAAGAAGCTAGGTTTCTGTGGTTAG
- the LOC130740211 gene encoding uncharacterized protein LOC130740211, giving the protein MKEVTVEAEGGGHHQGGAQGGAPENGKGTTATRPDLHNRAMKILRAREAYNGYEEVGEKPSRFEVMGWYLYEFCSYFIQTVLIPVVFPLIISQLQNLPADWAKNNRPAGTHCSQKELHLYSKLTNQTITSNFSALEWTSIGWAIGLAIAAPILGFLSFHLDGHFPKFITVASTAVGVFFCLPAGFFKVTAIFIPYIAGIVAASTVATAAHTHHLGLMIRSFTGPTLKRSQFPIRQGISSKLSLHATAAGCLGSALISAFTYHMIRELNVNEPDIMSLWIVSIFSGLIWLVGIFHVATAIGRTTDEISFSSRLHPFSVFKYPHAIGALASVFISSFITMTIFTGGVVFIVGQLCIKPVHLLFFWLTYFLFPVFSLSLLQPLLRVIKMNSVKMQIVGFLFSLISSGFGFYYGHSHWKWGHLVVFSVIQSTGTGILHAFSRVLVLDCAPSGKEGAFSIWYAWMRSAGLLVGFTVGSVSPGNIRTSFGAAFCTAIAGIVVLLFGNISDVGGAVAAGHVRDDSERSSAVAGLDTKESVHV; this is encoded by the exons ATGAAAGAGGTGACCGTTGAAGCTGAAGGTGGCGGCCACCACCAAGGAGGAGCACAAGGCGGCGCACCAGAGAATGGGAAAGGAACAACAGCCACCAGGCCAGACTTGCACAACAGGGCCATGAAAATCTTGAGAGCTAGAGAGGCTTACAATGGGTATGAAGAAGTTGGAGAAAAACCCTCAAGATTTGAAGTCATGGGGTGGTACCTTTATGAGTTCTGCTCCTACTTTATCCAAACTGTCCTCATCCCTGTTGTGTTCCCTCTCATCATCAGCCAGCTACAGAACCTCCCTGCAGACTGGGCCAAGAACAACCGCCCTGCAGGCACACACTGCTCACAAAAGGAACTTCATCT GTATAGCAAACTGACAAATCAGACCATAACTTCAAATTTCTCCGCATTGGAATGGACATCAATTGGTTGGGCCATAGGCCTAGCTATTGCTGCTCCAATCCTTGGCTTCCTTTCCTTCCACCTTGATGGCCACTTCCCCAAATTCATCACAGTTGCATCCACAGCTGTTGGAGTTTTCTTCTGCCTCCCTGCAGGCTTCTTCAAAGTCACAGCCATCTTCATCCCCTACATTGCCGGCATCGTCGCAGCCAGCACGGTCGCCACCGCCGCCCACACCCACCACCTCGGTCTCATGATCCGTTCCTTCACCGGACCGACCCTCAAAAGATCCCAATTCCCTATCAGGCAAGGAATCTCAAGCAAGCTCTCGCTTCATGCGACCGCAGCTGGTTGCTTAGGCTCAGCATTGATCTCAGCCTTCACCTACCACATGATTCGTGAGCTCAATGTGAATGAACCTGACATCATGAGTCTCTGGATTGTTTCAATCTTCAGTGGCCTAATCTGGCTTGTGGGGATTTTCCATGTTGCTACAGCCATTGGCAGAACCACTGATGAAATTTCATTCTCCTCAAGGCTCCACCCTTTCTCAGTTTTCAAGTACCCTCACGCCATTGGAGCACTCGCTAGTGTTTTCATCTCCTCATTCATCACCATGACGATTTTCACAGGAGGGGTTGTTTTCATAGTGGGCCAGCTCTGCATTAAACCAGTGCATTTACTCTTCTTCTGGCTAACTTACTTCCTTTTCCCTGTTTTCTCTCTGTCTCTGCTTCAACCCCTGTTGCGTGTGATCAAGATGAACTCAGTGAAAATGCAGATTGTGGGGTTCCTCTTTTCACTGATATCTTCGGGTTTTGGATTCTACTACGGTCACAGCCACTGGAAATGGGGCCACTTGGTGGTGTTCAGCGTGATTCAGAGCACTGGAACAGGGATTTTGCATGCATTTAGCAGGGTTTTGGTTCTGGATTGTGCTCCATCAGGGAAAGAAGGTGCATTTTCGATCTGGTACGCGTGGATGCGAAGCGCAGGGTTGTTGGTGGGGTTCACGGTGGGTTCAGTGTCTCCAGGAAACATCAGAACTTCATTTGGAGCTGCGTTTTGCACTGCCATTGCTGGGATTGttgtgttgctttttggaaATATCAGTGATGTTGGAGGTGCTGTTGCTGCAGGGCATGTCAGGGATGATAGTGAGAGAAGCTCTGCTGTTGCTGGATTGGATACGAAGGAATCTGTGCATGTTTGA